Proteins encoded in a region of the Peromyscus leucopus breed LL Stock chromosome 15, UCI_PerLeu_2.1, whole genome shotgun sequence genome:
- the Tmem37 gene encoding voltage-dependent calcium channel gamma-like subunit, producing MTAIGAQTQRLLGPKRPHRSFFESFIRTLIIVCAALAVVLSSVSICDGHWLLVEDRLFGLWYFCTISNHSGPHCLRDLSQAHVPGLAVGMGLARSVAAMAVVAAIFGLELLIVSQVCEDVRSRRKWAIGSYLLLVAFVLSSVGLLIFMILLKNQITLMGFTLMFWCEFTASFLFFLNATSGLHINSLTQPWDQLRKV from the exons ATGACGGCCATCGGCGCGCAG ACCCAGAGGCTGTTGGGCCCTAAGAGGCCCCACCGGTCCTTCTTTGAGTCCTTCATCCGGACACTCATCATCGTGTGCGCTGCCCTGGCTGTGGTACTCTCTTCGGTCTCCATCTGCGATGGCCACTGGCTCCTGGTAGAGGACCGCCTCTTTGGGCTGTGGTACTTCTGCACCATCAGCAACCACAGTGGACCACACTGCCTGAGAGACCTGAGCCAGGCTCACGTGCCCGGGCTGGCTGTGGGCATGGGCCTAGCGCGCAGCGTGGCTGCCATGGCCGTGGTGGCTGCCATCTTTGGCTTGGAGCTGCTCATAGTATCCCAGGTATGTGAGGATGTCCGCTCACGGCGCAAGTGGGCCATCGGTTCTTACCTCCTCCTGGTCGCCTTCGTCCTCTCCTCTGTGGGCCTCCTCATCTTCATGATCCTCCTCAAGAATCAGATCACCCTCATGGGCTTCACCCTGATGTTTTGGTGTGAGTTCactgcctccttcctcttcttcctcaacgCCACCAGCGGCCTTCACATCAACAGCCTCACTCAGCCCTGGGACCAGCTAAGGAAAGTCTAA